In a single window of the Argopecten irradians isolate NY unplaced genomic scaffold, Ai_NY scaffold_0026, whole genome shotgun sequence genome:
- the LOC138311460 gene encoding uncharacterized protein yields MDLGSFINKSGCECLNEADDHPLAHAFTTKGGYLESDCDEQIGPLKLSKCLAVSASAYLSRGTIAVTCHHESSPRIFKAASPRPIVITVIRHVTMIRGDRFIADLQSGRSSADRGSTVPECHGVSVTLAKIT; encoded by the exons ATGGACTTGGGATCATTTATAAACAAGTCAGGCTGCGAGTGTCTGAACGAAGCTGATGATCATCCACTGGCTCACGCGTTTACAACAAAGGGAGGCTACCTAGAGTCGGATTGTGATGAACAG ATCGGTCCATTAAAATTATCGAAATGTCTCGCTGTCTCCGCGTCGGCTTATCTCTCAAGGGGGACAATCGCGGTGACATGTCACCATGAATCGTCACCGAGAATCTTCAAAGCGGCGTCTCCGCGACCCATCGTGATCACGGTGATCCGCCATGTCACCATGATCCGCGGCGATCGTTTCATCGCGGATCTTCAAAGCGGGCGGTCCTCCGCGGATCGCGGTAGCACAGTCCCTGAGTGTCACGGTGTCAGTGTTACGCTGGCAAAGATTACCTGA